In Alkalihalobacterium alkalinitrilicum, a genomic segment contains:
- a CDS encoding LLM class flavin-dependent oxidoreductase — protein sequence MSMEFGIGLLGKYPYKTLISLAQKCEEIGFDQIWMPDERFYRECYSQLAVIAQNTTKVKLGTAVTDPYSRHPAMTAAALASVDEISEGRMTLGYGAGVSGFAEMGIKREKPARALREAVNVIRPLLQGERVTVEGDVIQVKEAKLDFTPLRPDIPILIAGAAPLVLKTAGRVADGVILGDYASTDVVEWGLQQVEKGAKDAGRSLDDLQKTLWLQTFIHPDGKVARDNARWMVAFVLWGTKGFHDKLGIELPKELEESLGNLSYHLSPEAAGEVGKLVPDELVRKFSLAGSPEEITEQIKEQHEMGIHQVAIHPWAFEEMTSEGAIELFAEKVIPNFR from the coding sequence ATGTCAATGGAATTTGGTATCGGACTTTTAGGTAAATACCCATACAAAACTTTAATATCGTTAGCGCAAAAATGTGAAGAAATTGGATTCGATCAAATATGGATGCCTGATGAACGTTTTTATAGGGAATGTTATTCACAACTTGCTGTTATAGCTCAAAACACAACAAAGGTAAAATTGGGAACTGCGGTAACAGACCCATATTCCCGCCACCCTGCTATGACTGCAGCGGCACTAGCAAGTGTTGATGAAATCTCCGAAGGACGAATGACTTTAGGGTATGGCGCTGGAGTCAGTGGTTTCGCTGAAATGGGTATTAAACGTGAAAAACCAGCTCGAGCATTACGAGAGGCAGTGAATGTAATTCGCCCTCTACTACAAGGAGAAAGAGTAACTGTAGAGGGAGATGTTATCCAGGTTAAAGAGGCGAAATTGGATTTCACACCTTTACGACCTGATATTCCAATTCTAATCGCAGGTGCTGCACCTTTGGTATTAAAAACAGCTGGACGAGTTGCTGATGGAGTAATTCTAGGTGACTATGCATCCACAGATGTAGTGGAATGGGGGTTACAACAAGTCGAAAAAGGGGCTAAGGATGCAGGTAGGTCATTAGATGATTTACAAAAAACATTGTGGTTACAGACTTTTATTCATCCAGATGGTAAAGTAGCTCGCGATAACGCTCGATGGATGGTTGCCTTTGTACTTTGGGGAACTAAAGGTTTCCATGATAAGTTAGGAATTGAGTTGCCTAAGGAATTAGAAGAGAGTTTGGGTAATCTCAGTTATCACTTATCTCCAGAGGCGGCTGGCGAGGTTGGAAAGTTAGTTCCTGATGAGTTGGTAAGAAAGTTTTCTCTAGCGGGATCGCCTGAAGAAATTACCGAACAGATTAAAGAGCAGCATGAGATGGGAATTCACCAGGTTGCTATTCACCCATGGGCATTTGAAGAGATGACATCGGAAGGTGCCATTGAATTGTTTGCTGAAAAGGTAATTCCTAACTTTCGTTGA
- a CDS encoding MoaD/ThiS family protein yields MVTVRIPPMWLPHTGVKEVQLEAANVSEIMVGLRNRFPSLKEWILNEHGDLAEWMNVLVNGQDIRILQGLDTPISATDEVLIILAIGGG; encoded by the coding sequence CGCCGATGTGGCTTCCTCATACTGGGGTGAAAGAGGTTCAATTAGAGGCGGCGAATGTTTCGGAGATAATGGTTGGTTTACGCAATCGTTTTCCATCGTTAAAAGAGTGGATCTTAAATGAACATGGAGATTTGGCAGAATGGATGAATGTTTTGGTCAATGGTCAGGACATTCGGATATTACAAGGACTTGATACACCTATTAGTGCAACGGACGAAGTTTTAATTATCCTTGCAATTGGTGGGGGTTAA